A single Caretta caretta isolate rCarCar2 chromosome 2, rCarCar1.hap1, whole genome shotgun sequence DNA region contains:
- the LOC125631195 gene encoding elastase-1-like, with product MIHYLILLSCLGAISGSPLNYAVHNDMLTERVIGGQEAVRNSWKWQVSLQISDANYPDYFSHICGGTLIHPSWVMTAAHCIQMPIGATYRVALGEHNLFELDGTEYFIGVNKIFIHEDWNPYDIANGNDIALLYLSTPAYANGFVEVAMLPAEGDILPNDYPCYITGWGLASAGGSIPARLQEAILPVVDHAICSQNHWWGSQAKENMVCAGGDGVRAGCSGDSGGPLQCNRYGSWQIHGIVSFGIVPYCNTYQKPTVFTRVSAYINWIYNIIENNGGY from the exons atgattcacTATTTGATCCTTCTTAGTTGCCTGG GGGCAATTTCTGGAAGCCCTCTGAACTATGCGGTTCACAATGATATGCTAACGGAGCGAGTAATTGGAGGACAGGAGGCCGTGCGAAACAGCTGGAAGTGGCAG GTGTCCCTCCAAATATCTGATGCAAATTATCCTGATTATTTTTCTCATATCTGTGGTGGCACCCTTATTCATCCCAGCTGGGTCATGACTGCTGCCCACTGCATTCAAAT GCCAATAGGAGCAACTTACCGAGTGGCTCTGGGCGAGCACAATCTCTTTGAGTTGGATGGCACTGAATATTTTATTGGTGTgaacaaaatatttattcatgAAGACTGGAACCCCTATGATATTGCAAATGG AAATGACATTGCCCTGCTGTATCTCTCTACACCTGCCTATGCTAATGGCTTTGTTGAGGTAGCCATGCTTCCGGCTGAAGGAGACATTTTGCCTAATGATTATCCATGTTATATTACTGGATGGGGACTGGCTAGTG CTGGTGGCAGCATTCCCGCTAGACTTCAAGAAGCGATACTCCCAGTGGTTGACCATGCCATCTGCTCTCAGAATCACTGGTGGGGCTCTCAAGCAAAGGAGAACATGGTGTGTGCTGGTGGAGATGGCGTGAGGGCCGGGTGCAGT GGCGATTCAGGGGGCCCTTTGCAGTGTAACAGATATGGTTCCTGGCAAATTCATGGGATTGTTAGTTTTGGGATTGTCCCCTACTGCAACACCTATCAGAAGCCTACAGTCTTCACACGGGTATCTGCGTACATCAACTGGATTTACAAC